TTCATCGGCGCGATCGCGCTCATTCAGGGCGCGATCGGCCTGCTGCACGAGTTCACCGGGTGGCTGAGCTGGGGCGTCATCCAGCATCTCGGCTTCCTCGACGGCTACGAGGTGTACGGGAGCATCACGCTGATCGTGCTCGCGTTCGCCCTGTTCGCCGCGTCGGAGAGCCTCAAGAGCTGACGGCGCCGGTCACCGGGGTCGTTCAGCAGCTGTGGTCGACGAGGTCGAACGTCGCGTAGTGGTCGCCGGTGTAGTAGTCCTCCTGGGACTGCTCACCGGTGACGATGCGGCGGGCGCCGCGGGTCGGGGAGCCGGGGGTGATGACCGTGTACTCGTGGTAGTAGCCGGTGGACTGCGAGGGCAGGACGCCCTCCCGGTTCTGGAAGACGGTGCCGTCCTGGTCGTACGGGTAGGGGCCGCCCTGCTCGATGAGGTCGAGCGTGTCGTGGGCCTGGGAGGGCAGCGCCGAGTAGCAGATGTCGCCGACGGCTGTCACGGAGTACGTGACGGGGGCCGGGGCCGCGGTGGCCGAGCCGGCGAGGACGGGGCCGCCGATGAGCAGGGCGGCGGCGAGGGCAGTGACGCTGGCGATTCGTGGGGGGATTCGCATGGCCCCTAGTGTGACGCGCGTAGAGCATGACGTGTCAACGTCAAGTCGGGGGAGTTTTCCGGAAGTTAACCAATCGGAGGCGCCGCTTCAGGCGCGTCCGGGGCGCATTCGGGGCCCGTTCAAGGTGCGGCTCAGGCGGTGGCGCGGCGCCCCCACGCCGTCCCTGCCAGCACGAACACGGCCCCCAACAGGCCCAGCGGCCCCAGGCGTTCGCCGCCGACGGCGATGCCGGCCGCCGCGGCCCACAGCGGCTCGGTGCCAAGAAGCAGGCTCACCCGCGACGGTGACGTCCGGTGGACCGCCCACATCTGCACGAAGAAGGCGAAGAGCGTACAGAAGACGGACAGGAAGACGAGCCCCGCCCACGCGCGCGGGCCGAAGTCCGCGGCCGCCTCCCACGGCGCGGCGCCCGTCCCCGGCACCCCGCACAGGAGCGCGAACACCGCGACGGACGCGCCCAGTTGGACCGTCGTCAGGGGCAGCGCGTCCGCGCCCCGCACGGACTTCATCCGGGCCATGGCGAGGACGTGGACGGTGCGGGCGAGTGCCGCGAGCAGCATCAGGAGGTCGCCGCCGGACGGGGCCGTGAAGCCGCCGCTCTGGGTGAGCAGGACGACGCCGGCGACGGAGACGGCGGCCGCGGCGAGGAAGGTGCGGGACGGCCTGGTCCGCGTCAGCGCGGCCTCGGCGAGGGGCGTGAAGATCATGGTGAGGCTGATGATGAGGCCCGCGTTCGTCGCCGAGGTGTGGACGACGCCGTAGGTCTCCAGGAGGAAGATCCCGCTGAGGATCAGCCCGAGGAGTCCCGCCCCGCGCCACTGCGTGGCGCTCAGCCCGCGCAGCGCGCCCCGCCCGGCCACGGCGAGCGCCGGCAGGACGGCGCCGAACCGGAGCACGAGGACCGCGAGGACGGTGGTCTGTGTGGTGATGCCCTTGGCCGCGAGATAGCTGGCTCCCCAGACGACGGCCACGAGGAGAACGGGCAGGTCGGTGAGCCAGGCGCGGCGGGGCGCGGTGACGGTGAGCGTGGTCAAGGTGCGGTCTCCGGCGGCGTACGGCGGCGTGGAGACGACGGCGACTCGCACGGGGGCGGGCTCACGGTACCGGCGGCAAGATCATCAGGGCCACCGCTTTCCGTCCACCGGACCCGCCGGGCAACTCACCACTGCAGGCGGGGCATCGGTGTCCGTTTGCCGCCAGCATCGGCGGTCGCCCGTCCATTTACTTGAAGTCATAACAACCGATGGCTTCAGGAGGACCCATGAACGGCAAGGCAGCACTCGTCACCGGTGGCGGCCGCGGGATCGGCGCGGCGACCGCGCTGCGGCTGGCGCGTGAGGGCGCGAATGTGGCGGTCACCTACGTGAACGGCAAGGAGGCGGCCGAGGAGGTCGTGCGCCGCGTCGAGGCACTGGGCCGGCGCGGTCTCGCACTGCGCGCCGACTCGGCGGACCCGCACGAGGCGGCGGGGGCGGTGGATCAGGCGGCGGACGCGTTCGGCGGGCTCGACGTGCTGGTGAACAACGTGGGCGTGGGGGTGCTCGGGCCGCTGGAGGGCTTCTCGCTCGCCGAGATCGACCACGCGCTCGCGGTGAACGTGCGCGGTGTCCTGCTGGCGTCGCAGGCGGCCGCGGCGCGGCTGTCCGACGGCGGCAGGATCGTCACCGTCGGCACCTGCATGGCGAAGCGCGTACCGGGCCCCGGCGGGACCGTGTACGCGACGACCAAGGCGGCCCTGATCGGCCTGACGAAGGCGCTGGCACGCGAGTTGGGCGGCCGCGGCATCACGGCGAACATCGTCCACCCGGGCCCGATCGACACGGACATGAACCCGGCGGACGGACCGTACGCCTCGGGCCAGACCGTGTCCGTCGCGCTGGGCCGGTTCGGCACGGCCGACGAGGTGGCGTCGATGGTCGCCTATCTCGCGGGCCCCGAGGCCACGTATGTCACGGGTGCGGAGTTCGCCGTGGACGGCGGGCACGCGGCGTGACGTATGCGCGCGGGGGCGTACCGGTGCTGTCAGGCCGGTACGCCCCCGCGCGGGTCCGGGGCCCGGGTCAGCCGCCGAGCTCCTGGTGACGGGCTGTCAGGCGGGCCGTGCCCTCGTCCGTCAGCGAGCCGAACAGCCGCAGGCGGGAGATGCCGCCGTCCGGGTAGATGTCCACGCGCGCGTGGGTGCCGACCGCAGGGGCGTCGAGGACGAAGCGGTGGTTGGTGTCGGGCTGGAGGCGGGTGCGGGGCAGGACCTCCACCCACTCGCCGTCGTCGCCGTCGCGCACGGAAACCGACGCCCAGCCCGCCGAGTTGCCCTTGAGGTAGGCGGTGTCGATCTCCAGGGCGCGGATCTGCGACTGGGCGGCCAGGCCGTAGCTGATCCAGTCGTTGCCCTGGTCGCGGCGGCGGCGGGTCTCCCAGCCGTCGTCCATCTTGCGGGAGCGGCCCGGCTGGATGGTGTTGCTCGCGGGCGAGTAGAAGAGGTTGGAGGCGTCCTCGGCGCGGCCGCCGTTCTCCAGGGCGACGACGTCGAACGTGCCGAGCGTGGCGAGCCACTTGGGGTCGGGCACGACCTCGCCGTGGACCCGCAGGCGGGCGATGCCGCCGTCGGGGTGCTGATTGACGCGCAGGTGCGTGAAGCGCTGCTCCACGTCGACGGCGAAGCCGTTGGCCGCGTGGCCGCCGACCGCCGTGCGCGGTACGAGTGTCGTCCACTTGACGTCGCCCGACAGGAGCTCCTCCGGGGTGGGCGCGCCCTCGACGGACGCGGCCTCCACGGAGACGGCCTGCGGGTAGTTGCCGCGGAAGTGGGCGGTGTCGACGATGATGCCGCGGATCACGCCGGGGGCGCCGAGCCGGACGAGCGCCCAGTCGTGGTCCTCGGCGGTCGGCCACGGGTGGTCCGCGCCGGTGCCGCGGCGACGGCGGGTCTCCCAGCCGTCCATGATCTTGCCCTTGTGGCCGAAGTGCTCGGGGTCGAACTCGGCGCGCTCGGGCACGAGGAGGTTCTCGCGCTGGGCGAAGAACTCGTCGTTGGCGGCGATGACACCGGCGCCGAGCTGCCGCGCGGCGAGGTCGGCGTACTGCGTGAACGGGAAGTCGGCGGTGCGGTAGTCGGCGTACGGGTCTCCGCCGCCGTAGGGGTTCGCGTCGCCGGTGAAGCTGGGAATCGCCGTCACAGTGATCAGTTGTTCCTTTCGAGGAGCTTGCCGGCGGGAGCGGTGAACTCGCCTTCGGCGACGATGCGCTCACCGCGCAGCCAGGTCGACTTCACGACGCCGTGCAGCGTCTTGCCCGCGTAGGCGGTGACGCGGTTGCGGTGCTGCAGTTCGGCCGGGTCGACGGTGAAGGTCTCCTCGGGGGCGAGGACCGCGAAGTCGGCGTCGCGGCCGGCGGCGATGGCGCCCTTACGGTCGTCGAGGCCGACCAGCTCCGAGGTGCGCGAGGACATCCAGCGCACCACGTCGTCGAGGGAGTGGCCGCGCCCACGGGCCTCGGTCCAGATGGCGGAGAGGCTCAGCTGGAGGCCGGAGATGCCGCCCCACGCGGTGGCGAAGTCGTCGGTCTTCAGGTCGGCGGTCGACGGCGAGTGATCGGTGACGATGCAGTCGATGGTGCCGTCGGCGAGCGCCTGCCACAGCAGGTCCTGGTTCGCGGCCTCGCGGATGGGCGGGCAGCACTTGAACTCGCTTGCGCCGTCCGGGACTTCCTCCGCGGTGAGCGTGAGGTAGTGCGGGCACGTCTCGACGGTGAGCTTGACGCCCTCGGCCTTGGCCTCGGCGATCAGCGGCAGCGCGTCGGAGGAGGAGAGGTGCAGGATGTGGACGCGGGCGCCGATCCGCTTGGCGGTGTCGATGAGCCCCTTGATCGCGACGTCCTCGGAGATCCGCGGCCGGGTCGCGAGGTAGTCGTCGTACTTCGGGCCGCTGTTGTGCGGGGCGACGTCCAGCTCGTGCGGGTCCTCGGCGTGCACGATGAGCAGGCCGCCGAACCCGGCGATCTCGGCCATGGAGGCGGTGAGCTGGTCCCCGTTCAGGTGCGGGAACTCGTCCACGCCGGACGGCGAGAGGAAGCACTTGAAGCCGAAGACCCCGGCGTCGTGCAGCGGACGCAGGTCCTTGACGTTGTCCGGCAGCGCGCCACCCCAGAAGCCGACGTCGATGTGCGCCTTGGCGGCGGCGACGTCCTGCTTGGTGCGCAGGTTGGCCGCCGTCGTCGTCGGCGGCAGTGAGTTGAGCGGCATGTCGACGATCGTGGTGATGCCGCCGGCCGCCGCGGCGCGGGTGGCCGTCCAGAAGCCCTCCCACTCCGTGCGCCCCGGGTCGTTCACGTGGACATGGGTGTCCACGAGTCCGGGCATGAGGACGTCGTCACCGAAGTCCTCGAGCCGGGCGCCTGCCGGTACGTCCGCGTCGTGCGGAAGGACGGCGGCGATCTTTCCCCCGGCGACGGCGACCGACGCGGGCCGCGTGCCTTCGGGGGTGATGACGCGGGTCGAGCGCAGCACCAGTTCGACGTCGGACACCCGAGCCCCTCTCAGTAAATTCAACGTTCTGTTGAAGGAGTTTTCACTCCAGTCCAGGGTCCGTCAAGAGCCGCCCCGTAAGGGACGACGCCATCCTGGACGTTTCCACAAAGTGGAATTAGAATTCCGTAAGCCAGAACGTAGCTATCTACGACGACACCGTCAAGAGACCACAGGCATGGCCCGGCGACACCCGGACAAAGACCCCCTGACCGGCCGGAACAACCCGGGCCGTGCCACACCCCCCTCGGTGACCGCCGGGTAGGCTGCTGCCTTGCCCTTCCGCCCCGAAAGGAACGCGCCCGTGCCGACGTCAAGCGCCAGCACCAAGTCCTCTGGCCCTTCCGCCCCGACCGGCGGAGTCCAGTCCCTCGAGCGCGCCTTCGACCTCCTCGAGCGGATGGCCGACGCCGGGGGCGAGGTGGGTCTCAGTGAGCTCTCCGCGAGCAGCGGCCTTCCCCTGCCGACGATCCACCGCCTGATGCGCACCCTGGTCGCCTGCGGCTACGTGCGCCAGCAGACCAACAGGCGCTACTCGCTCGGCCCCCGCCTGATCCGCCTCGGCGAGTCCGCCTCCCGCCTCCTCGGCACCTGGGCCCGCCCCTATCTCGCCCGCCTCGTCGAGGTGACCGGCGAGACGGCGAACATGGCGCTGCTCGACGGGGACGAGATCGTCTACGTCGCTCAGGTGCCGTCCAAGCACTCGATGCGGATGTTCACCGAGGTGGGCCGGCGCGTCCTGCCGCACTCGACGGGCGTGGGCAAGGCCCTGCTCGCCGACACCCCGGCCGACGAGGTGCGCGCGCTGCTCGCGCGGACCGGCATGCCGGCCGCCACGGAGAAGACGATCACCACGGCCGACGGCTTCCTCGACGCGCTCGCGGAGGTGCGCCGCGCCGGGTACGCGGTCGACGACAACGAGCAGGAGATCGGCGTGCGCTGCCTCGCCGTCTCCGTGCCCAACTCCCCCACGGCCGCCGCGATCTCGATCTCGGGCCCGGCGGGACGTGTCACCGACGCCGCGACCGAGAAGATCGTGCCGGTGCTTCAGCAGGTCGCCGAGGAGCTGTCGGTGGCACTGTCGAGCTCCGGGGTCGGCGTGTAGCGGGCACCACCCGCAGCGTCACGGGACGGGCCGGCCTTCGTGAGCCGCCCGTCCACCATTTCGCACACCTCGTCCGCCACCGCGAGATGCGCCCGGTCGTGCGTGACCAGGACGGTCGCGGTGCCGCGCTCCCTCGTGAGCCGGGCGAGCAGATCCAGTACGGCCGCCCCGCGTTCGTGGTCGAGGGCGCTCGTCGGCTCGTCCACGAGCAGGACCGCCGGCTCGTTCATCAGGGCGCGGGCGATGTTGACGCGCTGGCGCTGACCGCCGGACAGCTGGTGGGGGCGGCGGCGCGCCTGGTCCGTCAGTCCGACCGCGGCCAGCAACTCCCCTGCCCGCTCCCGCGCTTCGCGCGGCTTGCGGCCGTCCAGGTGGGCCATGACCTGGAGCTGTTCGAGGGCGGTCAGGGACGGCAGGAGGTTCGGCTGCTGGAAGACGATGCCCAGAGAGCGGCGGCGCAGCCCGGCGCGTTCGGCGGGGCCGATCGAGTCCGTCGGCGTACCGCCCACGGTCACGGTGCCGCTGTCGGGCGTGACCAGCGTCGCCGCGACCGCGAGGAGGCTGGACTTGCCCGACCCGGACGGGCCGACGACCGCGGTGACCGTGCCGGCCGGGACGTGCAGCGTGACGCTGTCGAGCGCCGTGATGCGTCCGTCGCCGTCCGGGTAGGTGAGGGTGATCTCGTCGAGGTCGAGGCTCATCGGGCGCTCCCGAGTGCGGTGAGGGGGTCTACGGCGGTGATGCGCCGGATGGACAGGGCGGCGCCGGCCGCGCCGAGCACGGTCATGACGGCGGCCGGGCCGAGCGTGGTGAGCGGCTCCATGACGAACGGCACGCTGTCGGGCACGAACGCCCCGATGAGCGCCGCGAGCGCCGTCCCGAGGGCCGTACCGCCGACGAGCATGA
The DNA window shown above is from Streptomyces sp. NBC_01445 and carries:
- a CDS encoding ribonuclease; amino-acid sequence: MRIPPRIASVTALAAALLIGGPVLAGSATAAPAPVTYSVTAVGDICYSALPSQAHDTLDLIEQGGPYPYDQDGTVFQNREGVLPSQSTGYYHEYTVITPGSPTRGARRIVTGEQSQEDYYTGDHYATFDLVDHSC
- a CDS encoding DMT family transporter; its protein translation is MTTLTVTAPRRAWLTDLPVLLVAVVWGASYLAAKGITTQTTVLAVLVLRFGAVLPALAVAGRGALRGLSATQWRGAGLLGLILSGIFLLETYGVVHTSATNAGLIISLTMIFTPLAEAALTRTRPSRTFLAAAAVSVAGVVLLTQSGGFTAPSGGDLLMLLAALARTVHVLAMARMKSVRGADALPLTTVQLGASVAVFALLCGVPGTGAAPWEAAADFGPRAWAGLVFLSVFCTLFAFFVQMWAVHRTSPSRVSLLLGTEPLWAAAAGIAVGGERLGPLGLLGAVFVLAGTAWGRRATA
- a CDS encoding SDR family oxidoreductase; this encodes MNGKAALVTGGGRGIGAATALRLAREGANVAVTYVNGKEAAEEVVRRVEALGRRGLALRADSADPHEAAGAVDQAADAFGGLDVLVNNVGVGVLGPLEGFSLAEIDHALAVNVRGVLLASQAAAARLSDGGRIVTVGTCMAKRVPGPGGTVYATTKAALIGLTKALARELGGRGITANIVHPGPIDTDMNPADGPYASGQTVSVALGRFGTADEVASMVAYLAGPEATYVTGAEFAVDGGHAA
- the alc gene encoding allantoicase, which gives rise to MTAIPSFTGDANPYGGGDPYADYRTADFPFTQYADLAARQLGAGVIAANDEFFAQRENLLVPERAEFDPEHFGHKGKIMDGWETRRRRGTGADHPWPTAEDHDWALVRLGAPGVIRGIIVDTAHFRGNYPQAVSVEAASVEGAPTPEELLSGDVKWTTLVPRTAVGGHAANGFAVDVEQRFTHLRVNQHPDGGIARLRVHGEVVPDPKWLATLGTFDVVALENGGRAEDASNLFYSPASNTIQPGRSRKMDDGWETRRRRDQGNDWISYGLAAQSQIRALEIDTAYLKGNSAGWASVSVRDGDDGEWVEVLPRTRLQPDTNHRFVLDAPAVGTHARVDIYPDGGISRLRLFGSLTDEGTARLTARHQELGG
- the allB gene encoding allantoinase AllB, whose translation is MSDVELVLRSTRVITPEGTRPASVAVAGGKIAAVLPHDADVPAGARLEDFGDDVLMPGLVDTHVHVNDPGRTEWEGFWTATRAAAAGGITTIVDMPLNSLPPTTTAANLRTKQDVAAAKAHIDVGFWGGALPDNVKDLRPLHDAGVFGFKCFLSPSGVDEFPHLNGDQLTASMAEIAGFGGLLIVHAEDPHELDVAPHNSGPKYDDYLATRPRISEDVAIKGLIDTAKRIGARVHILHLSSSDALPLIAEAKAEGVKLTVETCPHYLTLTAEEVPDGASEFKCCPPIREAANQDLLWQALADGTIDCIVTDHSPSTADLKTDDFATAWGGISGLQLSLSAIWTEARGRGHSLDDVVRWMSSRTSELVGLDDRKGAIAAGRDADFAVLAPEETFTVDPAELQHRNRVTAYAGKTLHGVVKSTWLRGERIVAEGEFTAPAGKLLERNN
- a CDS encoding IclR family transcriptional regulator, coding for MPTSSASTKSSGPSAPTGGVQSLERAFDLLERMADAGGEVGLSELSASSGLPLPTIHRLMRTLVACGYVRQQTNRRYSLGPRLIRLGESASRLLGTWARPYLARLVEVTGETANMALLDGDEIVYVAQVPSKHSMRMFTEVGRRVLPHSTGVGKALLADTPADEVRALLARTGMPAATEKTITTADGFLDALAEVRRAGYAVDDNEQEIGVRCLAVSVPNSPTAAAISISGPAGRVTDAATEKIVPVLQQVAEELSVALSSSGVGV
- a CDS encoding ABC transporter ATP-binding protein → MSLDLDEITLTYPDGDGRITALDSVTLHVPAGTVTAVVGPSGSGKSSLLAVAATLVTPDSGTVTVGGTPTDSIGPAERAGLRRRSLGIVFQQPNLLPSLTALEQLQVMAHLDGRKPREARERAGELLAAVGLTDQARRRPHQLSGGQRQRVNIARALMNEPAVLLVDEPTSALDHERGAAVLDLLARLTRERGTATVLVTHDRAHLAVADEVCEMVDGRLTKAGPSRDAAGGARYTPTPELDSATDSSSATC